A window of the Carassius gibelio isolate Cgi1373 ecotype wild population from Czech Republic chromosome B16, carGib1.2-hapl.c, whole genome shotgun sequence genome harbors these coding sequences:
- the LOC127974997 gene encoding serine incorporator 1 — protein MGACMALCSLASCASCLCGSAPCLLCGCCPSSNNSTVTRLVFSFFLLLGTLVSVIMILPGMETQLRKIPGFCQGGTTIPGIENHVNCDVVVGYKSVYRMCFAMACFFFLFSAIMIRVKSSKDPRATIQNGFWFFKFLILVGITVGAFFIPDGTFHDVWFYFGIVGSFMFILIQLILLIDFAHSWNEVWVRNAEEGNSKCWFSGLLFFTVLHYALAFAAVVLFYLYYTKPDNCAEHKFFISFNLILCVIISVVSVLPKVQDASPQSGLLQSSIITLYTMYVTWSAMTNNPNRECNPSLLSLVSNISTTEAMPTSSPGMVQLWDAQGIVGLIIFLFCTFYASIRSSSNAQVNRLMQTEEGKGTVGGEEVGEDGLRRVVDNEEDGVTYNYSFFHFHLFLASLYIMMTLTNWYKPDITTQAMQSTIPAVWVKISSSWMGLGLYLWTLVAPVILPNRDFS, from the exons ATGGGAGCCTGTATGGCGTTGTGCTCTCTTGCGAGCTGT GCCTCATGTTTGTGTGGCTCCGCTCCATGTCTCCTCTGTGGCTGTTGTCCTTCATCCAATAACTCCACAGTCACCCGGCTGGTCTTCTCTTTCTTCCTTCTCCTGGGGACACTGGTGTCTGTAATCATGATCTTGCCTGGCATGGAGACGCAGCTCCGCAAG ATTCCTGGCTTTTGTCAAGGAGGAACCACAATACCAGGGATCGAGAACCATGTTAACTGCGACGTGGTTGTAGGCTACAAATCAGTATATCGCATGTGCTTTGCAATGGCATGCTTCTTTTTCCTGTTTTCCGCGATCATGATTCGTGTAAAGAGCAGCAAAGACCCTCGTGCCACTATTCAGAATGG GTTCTGGTTCTTCAAGTTTCTGATACTTGTTGGCATCACTGTCGGAGCCTTTTTTATCCCGGATGGAACGTTTCATGATG tCTGGTTCTACTTTGGTATTGTGGGCTCCTTCATGTTCATCCTGATCCAGCTCATCCTCCTGATCGACTTTGCCCACTCCTGGAATGAGGTGTGGGTGAGGAATGCTGAGGAAGGCAACAGCAAGTGTTGGTTCTCAG GTCTGTTGTTTTTCACTGTCCTGCATTACGCCCTGGCCTTTGCTGCAGTCGTGTTGTTTTATCTCTACTACACCAAACCAGACAACTGTGCCGAACACAAGTTCTTCATCAGCTTCAACCTTATTCTCTGCGTCATCATATCTGTGGTTTCAGTTCTGCCAAAAGTGCAG GATGCCTCACCTCAGTCTGGTCTGCTTCAGTCCTCTATTATAACTCTGTACACTATGTACGTCACCTGGTCAGCCATGACCAACAATCCTA ATCGTGAATGTAACCCTAGTTTGCTCAGCCTGGTGTCCAATATCAGCACAACTGAGGCCATGCCTACAAGCTCCCCTGGGATGGTGCAGTTGTGGGATGCTCAAGGCATTGTGGGATTGATTATCTTCCTCTTCTGCACCTTTTATGCCAG CATCCGTTCATCCAGTAATGCACAGGTGAACAGGCTGATGCAGACAGAGGAAGGGAAGGGCACTGTGGGAGGGGAGGAGGTGGGCGAAGATGGACTGCGGCGTGTCGTGGATAACGAAGAGGACGGCGTCACATACAACTATTCCTTTTTCCACTTCCACCTCTTTCTGGCCTCTCTCTACATCATGATGACACTCACTAACTGGTACAA ACCTGATATAACCACTCAGGCCATGCAGAGCACTATACCTGCAGTGTGGGTGAAGATCAGCTCCAGCTGGATGGGTCTGGGGCTCTACCTGTGGACGCTTGTGGCTCCTGTCATTTTACCCAATCGAGACTTCAGTTGA